The genomic stretch CGGTCGGCACGAACCCGGTGGCCGCCTCCAGCGTCACCGCCGCCGACGGCAGCCCGAAGAGCTGGTCCAGATCGGGCGCGACCGCCTTGGTACGGCCGAGCAGAATGTCCAGCAGTCCCATGCTCACGCCCCTCAGGGAGCCGCCGCCTCACCCAGCTCGGCGGAGATCCGTCCCAGCTGGTCGAGGCGCTGCTCCAGGCTCGGGTGGGTGGAGAAGAGTCGCGAGAAACCGGGCTCGCGGCCCAGCGCCGGGGTGAAGTAGAAGGCGTTGAACGCCTGCGCCGTCCGCAGATCCTTGGTCGGGATGCGGGCGATGTCCCCGGAGACCTTGGTGAGCGCGGAGGCCAGCGCGGAGGGCCGCCCGGTGAGCAGCGCCGCCGCCCGGTCCGCCGCCAGCTCCCGGTACCGGGACAGGGCCCGGATCAACAGGAAGCTGATCGCGTACACGGCCGCCGACACCCCCATCACCGTGGCGAAGACGACCGCGGTGTTCTGGTCCCGCCGGCCCCCGCCGAACAACTGGCTGTAGAAGGCGAACCGCACGATCAGCCCGGCGATCACCCCGAGGAACGACGCGACCGTGATCACGGCGACGTCCTTGTGCGCCACATGCGACAGCTCGTGCGCCAGCACACCCTCCAGCTCGTGCGGCTCGAGCCGCCGCAGCAGCCCGGTCGTCACACACACCACGGCATGATCGGGATTGCGCCCGGTGGCGAACGCGTTCGGCATGTCCAGATCGGATACGGCGACCACCGGCTTCGGCATGTCGGCCAGCGCGCTCAGCCGGTCGACCACGCCGTGCAGCTCGGGATACTCCTCGCGCTCCACGACCCGTCCGCGCATCGCGAACAGCGCGAGCCGGTCGGAGAACCAGTACTGGGCCCCGAGGAACCCCGCGGCGACCACCACGACCAGCACCCAGGACTTCAGCAGCACGATCAGGGCGCCCACGAAGACCACGTACAACAGGCCCAGCAGGAACAAGGTGACCCCCATACGGGCGGTCAGGCCCCGATCACTACGAAAGCGGCTCTGCATCTTGCCTCACCCCGCAGTCAGGCACTCGTCCCACTGCCAGTGTGCATCGCCGCCGCGGCTGGTGTTTCTAGTACGGGCCCCGCAGATTCACATACCCGAGCAGCACGATGATCGCCGCGACGCTGCCCAGCACCACGGCCGTCGATATCCACGACCGGTGCCGCCCATGACGTACCGGATCCGGGTCGCCACGGAAGGGCACGGGTCCGGGCGGGTGCTCCTTCCAGCGCGCGGCCAGCATCCGCGCCCGCGCCGAAGGCTCTTTGTGCGCGGCGTCGTCCGCCCACTTGATGTCGAACTCCCGCTCGCCATCGCCCTGTTCGGTCATCCCCGTAAACCCTTCTCGAACAGCAGTACCCCCACCATACGACGGCGCCCCCGCCCTGAGAAACAGGAACGGGGGCGCCGCCGAACGGCTCAGGCGTCGATCACACGTCGAAGTACAGCTCGAACTCGTGCGGGTGCGGACGCAGCTGGAGCGGGGCGATCTCGTTGGCGCGCTTGAAGTCGATCCACGTCTCGATCAGGTCGGACGTGAAGACGTCACCGGCGAGCAGGAACTCGTGGTCGCGCTCCAGCGAGTCGAGGACGGCCGGGAGCGAGGTCGGGACCTGCGCCACGTTCGCGTGCTCCTCGGGAGCCAGCTCGTAGAGGTCCTTGTCGATCGGCTCGGCCGGCTCGATCTTGTTCTTGATGCCGTCCAGGCCCGCGAGCAGCAGCGCCGAGAAGGCCAGGTACGGGTTGCCGGAGGAGTCGGGCGCGCGGAACTCGACGCGCTTGGCCTTCGGGTTGGAGCCCGTGATCGGGATACGCATCGCGGCGGAGCGGTTGCGCTGC from Streptomyces davaonensis JCM 4913 encodes the following:
- the htpX gene encoding zinc metalloprotease HtpX is translated as MQSRFRSDRGLTARMGVTLFLLGLLYVVFVGALIVLLKSWVLVVVVAAGFLGAQYWFSDRLALFAMRGRVVEREEYPELHGVVDRLSALADMPKPVVAVSDLDMPNAFATGRNPDHAVVCVTTGLLRRLEPHELEGVLAHELSHVAHKDVAVITVASFLGVIAGLIVRFAFYSQLFGGGRRDQNTAVVFATVMGVSAAVYAISFLLIRALSRYRELAADRAAALLTGRPSALASALTKVSGDIARIPTKDLRTAQAFNAFYFTPALGREPGFSRLFSTHPSLEQRLDQLGRISAELGEAAAP
- a CDS encoding SCO2583/SCO2584 N-terminal domain-containing protein, which encodes MTEQGDGEREFDIKWADDAAHKEPSARARMLAARWKEHPPGPVPFRGDPDPVRHGRHRSWISTAVVLGSVAAIIVLLGYVNLRGPY